In Calliopsis andreniformis isolate RMS-2024a chromosome 9, iyCalAndr_principal, whole genome shotgun sequence, the genomic window TTctcacataaaaataaaatgagaTACAGTAATTATACTGACAAAATTAATCAGCTTAAGTTGAgcttattttatgcatttatgttaCATATTATCTAATATTCAATAAAAGGTGTTTAACACAAATAATTCAAGCAATTCTATAACATTTGGTATTAGGATGAATCTTGTAAATCTTTTAAGTTCTTTTTATGGAACGTTTATGAATCACCATGACTTTgatgtataacaagaattacaAAATGTAACGTGCTACAGAgtactttttaaaattattaacaaaatgttttattttgacATAAATTTCAGACTATGAATTAtgtgtaataattatattattttattattatattgttaCACATACATATAATTATTACACATAACTGCATGCAGATATATCTACATTTCATCAATTCATAATAATGAAATTATCCACATGTACGCAACCAAATAATTTGTATGAATTTGTAAGGTCCAACTAAAGATTTTTAGTTTTACTTTTAAAGATATTATTGAACTAAAAATAGTTAGACTGAAATTATATTATtctataaccattataatggttaattcaaatttataaatttgaaataaaatttcgATTTACTTCAAGGAGAAATGTTAATAAAGTGATTATGGTTTTATAAGACAAGAATAAAATTTAACCATTATTATTCGCAACATAAAAGTTACAAATCATAATTCTATATTATTTAACAGAAAACAAACTTTGTGGAAACGTTTATCAAACTTGATACAAGCAAATGTTACATAAATACAATGAATATGAATGTTTTCGTATTAAAAATGGAATTAAACATTCCCAATTTATCGGTTTCCTGCTATATAACTATGATTTTACTTCTGTAATATATGCACTATGCATAGTAGTAAAAACATGTGAAAACGGAAGTTATTTATATTACATCTGGAAGTTAAATCATTTCTATTCTTATTTTACTTATATTTATTCTACGAGTATAAGTTTCATTACTGTTTGATGAACTTCTCATCTTTCATTAACTATTTTATGATGTATTAATTATTCCTGCAATTAGATAAATGTAAGTGTTTTGCAAATTTTCGTGCGTAACAGATTATTATTAACTTCAAAATTTAATATCATTCAAAAGTGACTGTAACCAACCCCGATTCTGATATGAACAAATGAGATTtgctaatatatatatatataatttttcatttttcgtcAAATGCTTAGATATAAAAACTAAAGGATCATAAATCATAATTCGATCATATATTTtaactttttatttaatttctttgAACTATACCTAAATTAAAGGGTAGTTACAGTATCTTTTACGATTTTAACTGCTAGAACAATTGAACAACAAACACGTGAATCAACTTTTGAATAGTTTAAATAAAAATGGTATAAATAGTGTTTACTTGTATGTACAACGTGTGAAATCTAACAGTTATTAATATGTCATCTTAATCTGTCCGTATGTGATTTAGTTTTATTATTCCTTCTAATTGATTGGTACCTGCCCCGGGTTTAATAAGTATAAATTCTACGTTTTTAAATATACGCCTATCATTGACTTGTCAATgagattaaataaaaaattattagacAAAAACTTTCTTTGATTAAAAGtgcaattaaaaatataatacacAGAATTTGATAACTCAAATGGTATATCAGTTTTACTCAAAACTGAACTCAAATCGAAATTGAGCAATAATTAACTTTTGAAAAGTaactattttcaattttaatcaTTTTGATATTCCTTTCATCAGGCGCACTTATTAATAAGATATCGCAAATTATATAGTTTTTGGCGTGTATTATTGCACGCTTTGTATTAATATCTTACATTTATCTGTTTAATATCTTTAAGATATTACATAAAGGTATATATCTACGTAGGCTGTTATTTTAACATTAATTTTGTGCATACTACCTAAATTAATCTGGTGGTAAAAAACTAAAGAGCCGGAATTGTTCTCTAATATGTGGTCTAACATCTCCTCCctgtaatattaattttattcattttattttttttttaaagagctgtttaaaataattgtacaTAAACTCAAATACTCACCCAGTTAACTAAGTTTTCTAGGAAAGGTAATAATTTCATTAACTCATTATCTGAACGGTCAGCAAACCAACTTTCTATAGGTATACCATTTTCTAACTGTAATATAAACATTTCATAATAATAGAGCAGAATAAATAACAgtttattttgcaatttttaaatattctaaacGTTCATTTACCTGATATCCAAATGCTTGTGGACTATTATCAATAATAACAGTTTTAGATAAATCTCTACCCAATATAGATAGATCCTTGATATAATTTCCATTAACGCAAACACAGTGTTCTCTGAATAGACGGTATTTAATCAATTTCCTCGTTGGATCTAACAAATTCATTAATTTGTTTGCGTAAACTCGTTTACTTGCAGTAAAAAGTATAACTTCGTATAACGATGACACATGTTCTAAAAATTCACGGAAATACGGTCGCGTTCTGACAAACACTGTGTATGTTACATCTTGAAAGACAACTGGAAAACGAAATGCTGCATCAGAGAGTTCCTGGAGACTGCAATGCACTAATGTTTCATCCTATATAACAAAATAACATTCTTTTATTGcgattatgttttttatttctttttcgtaatttttcattaattatCATTTATGATTGTTATATAATTTAAGGTGGACGTACCAAATCTAATACTAAACTAAATTCTGGACTGCTGCGAGTTTTAAGTGGAAGAGCAGGACATCTAGCTCTCATTGCTGGAGTCAAGGGTGGTAAGTGTTTAATGAAGACATAAGGATCAAAAGGTTCCCAGTCCTCCTGAACATGAGTAACCATATTTTCTACATCGCAACTCTCTACTATTTCCTCGCTTCCAACTTCCATATATTCGACATCATGATAATCGCGTTCAACATCATCGGAATCATATTTTTCAGTAACGTTCCCGTTTGTGTCAGATGAATGATGGTGATTTATACTGTACATGGCTGATGTATTGTACTTCGTACTGCTAAAACTTGATTCATATTTTGATGAATGACTGTCAATAGTATATTCATTTTTCGATAAATtgctattattatcattattgttgctAAGTGTGTATTTTTCGTTTTGAACATATTTTTCTGATGAGTAAGAACGAGTTCCAAACGTGGATGTAGAATGTATTAAGCATTCTTCGGATGTTTCTGTTTGTGCACAATGAGCAGAATAGTAGAATGATTCAGTATCTGTaagaaagaaaattaaattagtACATATATAAGTACCTTATATACACTACAAAAATTAAATTGGTATATAATGTGTGTATATTtaccattatttttattttcttcatcATTCAATACGTATGATAGATCTGAATGTGATCCTATTGATGCTGGAGGCATTAGATTTGCCAATGATGATATACTTGTAGTAGAAAGTTTAAAGTCATTTACAGTAGATACAGGAGAATAACATGAATCTGTATTTAATATTGTTGAATATAGAGACAATATGGTAGAATTCCAGTTTTCTTTTGATTCTTCTGAGACTTTAGAGACTGATGTGCATTTTAATGGCTGAAAAAGATTATAATTATATACAtttcattattttaaaaaatgaaacagtttataACAACTTACAGTAACAACATCTTTTGGTGAAGACTGATGTAATGGAGTTGAAGTGACCATTGACCGCTTTATGCATTTTCTTCTACGAGGTCCTCTATCTCGTTTAAGTGGTGTAGATTTCGCAAAATGTAAAACATTTTCTTTACAAGCCTACGAAGATAATAATCTTTTTAACAAAACCAAATTTGAATCCTTACATTAACCAAATGGCTTGAACTTCAGTTTTAAGAAATTTAATTGCATAACATCCTTGCGAGTTAGTCAGTCACTTGTGAATTGTTAATCGTTGATTagttataaaatatttctttatagGAAAGTGAAGTTTGTTTTAATAAATGACCTGCAAAGATCATTTATAGTAAGCTAACGGTGgtacattttgaaatattacACTTTAACATGAGTATCTTGGAAGACAAAAAGAAAAAATGGACTTTGCATAGGAAATGTAGTTTTaaagtttaaattaaaaattagtacTTACTTCTTTTAGAAAATGTGTGTATCTACGTCTCCATAGTGTTAGTCTCCCACATTTATTTGGTGTATTAATAcggtgactgctattgctaataGATGGAAGTTTCCGTAAACTGCCAACTTGAACTCTATGGTTGGAAAGTTTGGATCTGCATAAACTGCTTATACTTAGACGACCACGCAGCCTTCTACTAACATGTCCACTTCGTAACCACATTGCAGAGAAATGTTTAAATTTCCTAAAATAATATGCAACTAAAATTATTACCAATATACTATTgacaaaaatagaaaatagaatCAATTAACTTAATAGAGAAGTGTTTGCATTAAATGATATaactgaaaaatattaaatgttattttgaattttattcttattaaaATTAGGCTCTTTCTTGTGCATAATTTTAGATAAGATTATAACAAGCATTGACAAAAATATTATTTCCTTAGGCAGTGAAGTAAGTGATTCAATAgtctatttttaataaataattttaataatatacaaatttatactataacaaatgttctctctctttctctctttctacaTTTGTATactcaaaaaattatttaaaatattgcattctttttaaaattaattcataTGAATTCAGCTGTAATAacatatgaaataaataaaagtttaaATAGCGTATCTCCTTTagcttttaattaattttataccATTATCTCTAAATAACAACAATTAAATTATATTCAATTGCTGAACAAAAATTTTAATCCCTATAAAGTTAAGATTTTGTCAAAGAGAAATATTGTTAAAATAAAGTAAGCatattgtaaaataaaatttatatttacattAAATAAGAATACAAAGTAAAGGGAAAAAAACAAGGAATATCCCTTCTACTTATTAATGCTATAGTAAATCTAAATCTTTTTAAGTTTTGAAAGTAAATCAATACATGATAAGGGAATGGGGATTTTTTCTATACAAAAGATTTGTTCACATCTGTCCATTTTTCATTCAGCAATTGGAAGAATTGCAAATATTATGTAACAGATATGAATTTTAGTTTTTATCGAACTATCTAAAATGGCTGTTGATTGAATACTTTTATCACTATTAGAAAAGAAGATAATAATAGAAATGAAAAGAGCTCAAACTAAATAAATCATACATAAAACTTCCTTAATATGAAAGtcttaaaataatattacaatTCTAAAATTTAGTGATTTAATGAGATATTCCCTTGTGCATAAGAAGCAAGTGAGGAACAAAATATCTGACTATTAATAAAATACATGATTTTCcttctaataataataaaaataaaaatttcttattttgatTTAGTATTATACAATGTTtaaattttatcatttttcatAATGCCTCATTAAGATAAAAACTTTACTTTATGAATAATATAGTTACATTCATTGAACTTTATTTGTTTAATACTGAAGTGAAATATTAAAACTTAATTTTCttaataaaactgttttgtAGCATTCTTTGTTTTTTCCCTTATCCTTCAAATATAtacaatttaatttttatttattagatGTTCATCATATCTCATAAGAGAATATCCTTCATAAGAAGATAGTTTGTCAGGAAAGCTTTTATATTAAAAGCTTTGATTAACAATAAAATTCTATGTGAAGTTTTTAGTTTTTAAACAATTGTATAATAtgaaaaaagaaagaattataaaaatattaatattattgataTTTTTGATATCTTTGTAAAATATTGCGCAGCATCCGAGTTTATAcatgaagaaaaaataataaaactgaCAGGATTCAAATCCAAATCGCAAGTTTTTTCAATATACCTGGATCATCATTTATCAGTAAGTTCAACAAAAATTACATTTACTAACAAAAACAGATTCTTTTTCACATTCTATAATTCATTAGCAACTAATACTTCATATCTAATTTTATTCTTTGTCAAATCTTCCAACAACATCGAGAGTTTCTTAGCGATCAGATTCCTCAACAATAGAAGATATTCCTTGTTAGAAATTGCGCGGGAAAGAAATTCGATCGTATCGTAAAAAGGGGCGTTCCTGATCCCACTATCCTTGCAGtgttgtatatacatatgtatacacacTACCATTTTAGCGTCGCCTCGCACGAAGCCAAGCACGCACACAAACACAGACGTATATATGTACACACGCGCATATAGATTGAACAGTATATATCGATTTATATGCAGTCTGATACCCGGTTATGTTTCTCACTGTTTTCATGAAAACAGTAAGCTGCTCCTGTGCAAAATTTGAGCGAGTATGGAGGGATCGAACGAAAGTTGTATTAGAGGGCAGAGCATATCCAATGCCCATTCTGTCAGACGGCCTGCATTAGGTGTAAATCGATCGAAAGTTTGAAAGTGCAATGTTGCGCCGCGGTAGCGGCGGCGGCACCCAACAACAACCGTAACACCTGAAAATTCCCGCGAAAACTATCCACCGTGGATAGACACTTAAGTCACACTGTAAACGATGATACCGCTTACCATATTCTTTAATTAACAGGCACACTGGTCGAACACAGAAATAACTCGGTACATCACAAACGTACACGCATTTCATTCAAATCCTTCGATCACGTTCTCTTTTCATCCCCCCAAAACTAAACAATCATGGCTACGGCGTCGCTCGAAAATACATCTAGGATCAAGTTAAGTACTCTTCTTCTAATAATGCGTCTCGTAGAAACGAGACGTGGACGAAATTCATTGAATTCATTTTCTGTTCTCTATTATGAAAGAATAATATAACGAAAGAGGAACAATGTTTTATGATAAACTTTTCCTAAAGTTTGATTATTTTCTAGAAGTTTTCCGGTTACCGATGCGACATCTGGGATTTGAAAAGGTTTCCGCAGGACATTTTACAATGGCCTCACTTGCTAGAAATTGAATcaaatattattattgtattatatagaaatagacttttatttaaattttcgcagatgttttctttataaaattattaCGTATAGATAAGAATTATGTATGTCTAACATGACTGGTGTAAAATGATTTTATTATGCTGcaatatgattataattaatttgttctttaaaataaaagaaatagatTAATATAAGCATATGTTTTTCTAAGTTTATAGTCCTATACAACAGTTTCGTAGACTAAGTGTAATTTACAGAGAAACAGATAAGtaactaaataataaaatatattcatgAAAGATTAGTTTTAGTACTTATAATTACACACATGTATATCTCTACATACAACTTAATGTATGGAAAATTTGTGCTGCATAACTGCAACtcacaaaaatataaaaaaatataaagccCAAAGAACCTACAAAGGCACCGTTTCTATACAAAAATAGCAATAAATATTTCAgacttttattgaattttcgtGTAGCTATTTACATCGTTATATCAATAGTTCTTCGATACCATACCATTGTAAGAATAACGAATAATCATTTTATATTAGTTATAAAATCGACTTTTATAGTATTCTCTACTTAATCACAATTAATTCattatttacaatatatatTAGAAAAGCCAAATTGTACATTCATTATGTACAATAGCATGGCATTTGTGTAAATTTTAATTAACGAATTTGCACTTacgtattaaatatttaatacaatttttgtaTACTTGCTTCGGCTTTCTAAAGCTACAGTTCGTCAAGTGCTATTTCATTAAAAAACGACAGACCGTACTACATTACTTCAGTTTTTGTTCATTATAAATAACAATGCTaatttatgtatatataaaaaaaaagacaCGTAGTTTTCGCTGCCTATAAATATCACATCATGTGTAGCATTTTTTCTGTATctcgaaacattttttaaaatggaaatttttaaatctcaaagACAGTTTTGTACAACTATAAATATATGGAAAAACAAAAGTTGTGAAAGCTTCAAGTAgctaaactgatgcattttttacATCGTTGTTAATTTACTAACAAAAACTATTATTCTGTAGACATTTTTTGtaatatacaaaattaaatTGTTTACATTTTAGAAACAGAGATAAATTAAATTCATTCATCTTTGATATCATAAAGATAAATTAAATTCATTTATCTTTGATACCATGAAGATAAATTAAATTCATCTATCTTTGTTATACGATAATGAAAGTTTCATAAAGTTTGAGCGACAAACATGCGGAGATGAAAGATTTTCACTGATGCTTTATCTTAGCCATCTTGTTTTTTTTGTACGTGTACTTTGATGCTAAAGTTTGTAACAAAGTTTATCATATacgtaaccataattataaaagaTTTAATGCTTGGTGGTGTAGCAAATATTGTTATTTCGATTTAAAAGTAATGAATGCATTGGTCAAACACCATTTGATGTCGAATTGTGAATCGGTGGTCTTAATAGATCGTGATATTGCAGCAAAGCTTCCCGTAAAGATCTTGAAACTTGTCcagatgctgtggctattgtacATTCTACTAAACAGGGATACAATCCGATCAGCTGCTCCCATACTGATTTTTCAACTAAAATACACAATTCAAGATATATTTATGTTAAtggtaattttaaatattagttGTCAGTTagttaataaattattattctatGTATAAATACCTTTGTTAGGGGGTGCTTTTTTTAACGACACCACAagtgttgcaacagcttttaagaCAAATGAAATTTCTGACAATCTGTACCTAGAAAAGGTTCATATAATAAGTACTTAAAAATAGAGGCAGATCTATTATATTTTAAGTAAATTTTAAGATACCAGATATTAATAACTAGACCGCGGAAGTTtatggaaaataaaatttttatagcAATTGAGTACAAAAACAGGTCTGaatgtaaaataaatgttatcatcaataaatacaaaaagtgTAATTATATTGACCCTTACACAGGTTTTACTAATGTTTTACATACTTCTaaagatatattttatatttttgttatatttgcATAAAGATCCGTAATCTACTGCATAATGTATAAGAAACTGTAAAGATTAGGCaaataatattttctattgcctttaaatataaaatatgtagtTAAAAACAAAACTATTACCTAGGTAGTGGACATTTTCCACTTCGCCTTTCGTTTTCGATATATCGTCGCAGAACTTCTTGGAATCTATGCAGGAGAGCTGTGACTGCTAATCGTCCTGCAACGCCTCCTTCATCGTTTTCAGAATTCTTAGATGTTTCATGCTCTGATTCACTGTTTAATCCATCCAAAAGAGAAAATTGCAGCAATGTTTCAAAACAAGTTTTTGCGAATTCTTCTCTTAATTTTGTTTCACCACCGTTctctgtaaaaacgaataaaaacTAAACATAGAATTAAGATAGTATTTATATGTGTTTTTTTACCACATTTAAAAGTAATGCATTTTTCTGTATGTAAAAAGAACTTGATAATATGTAGAGAATGTGCTCTAAATAAGGTAAAAAGAGGTTTCTCTTCCTTACCAATATTCGTTGTCGTGGCTGAATGTATAGAACCTTTATTTAAAAGCATAACAACTCGTAAAATAAATTGATGAGGTATATGCTGAGAATGCGGTAAAACTTCATCCCTTAAAAGCTCCATAACTTGACAATCAACAGCTTCGTCTGCTTGAATTTCCTCAACGCCACGTTCTGCATTCAATACACTATAATTTACAGGAAAACATTATATTTAATCAATTTAATTTCAACAACATGCGATATTTTTTGCTTACAGTTTTAGTCTTTAGTACATGAAATTACCTTTTTGGGAACAAAAAGTCATCCAAGGTATTCGCAAGCTCTGGCCACATATTTTGAAATTGCTCCGGATACTTTCTGGCTAAAGGTAAACCAGTATGCAGTACAGCAAGTAAACTGGTGACAGCTAACTTCCAAGTTGTCGAAGATGGACAAGCATACTTCATCGACAAAGGCACATGTAATGCTTCTATGATGTGCATTAAAACCTGTCCATCTATTACTGCCATTTCATGTGCCGTTTTTTGATATAACATGACGACCATTGACAAAGCTTTTTCTCCGAATGGAACATAATTCATGGTTACCCAATCCGCCTAAAAAGCAACAGACAACAAACAACATCATTAGTCTATGTATAATTATATTCAACATAAAAAGTACTTAAATATGTACGTACAGATACTCCTCTGACTTGAGAAATGTGTTTCGTTGGTATTTTACCATAAGTAGGAGCTTCACATGCTAACTTTGAAAAACTTAAAAGTTGAAGAAATATTAGAACTATCATTGTTCGTAAATTATCAGGTCCATTTAGTGCCTCCTGTGAAAATATTGCTATAGCGTTAATTTTAAGtgaaagaaaataaatacaaatgctAAAATAAATTGCATACCTTTTGAAGAAGTTCCATAGAATGGAGTACACCATCCTGTAAATGAGTAAGAACAACATCTGGCATTGTAGGTAGGATATACGGAGTTGATTCGCCGTGTACTGGAACTGCGACTGCATTTTTAAGCACAGTGCAAAGTTTTTGTAAATCTGGGCCAGTGAATCTATACAAAAATCataattgaaataatattttgtTTCTTGCGTGTAAGTTTTTTTTTGCTAGGAGAACTTGATTTTTCAAAAACATTATAAACGTACTTATTTCTGATATGTTGAAAAACTGCTGGGAATATGTGAACCAATGCTGTTAAAAATGCTTGTGAAGGTATGTAAGGTTCTGTTTCACCTTCTTGAGGTGGTGTTGTACTTTCCATTCCGATATTAAGCCAAACACGCCATGcaacaatccacaatgcttCAGTATCATTTGACTGAATTATCTCGTTATTATCACTTCCTTTCTGTAGGTACAATATTTCTTGAAACGATTTTAATGCTGCTAACGATACCTGTCGATTTAAGATATGATTCAGTAAGTTCACATGTTTTTCAGAAAgattataatttatttatacatACCTCATTATTTTTACTGAGTGCAGAATTTTCTATGAATTCTAATAAAAGAGACCAAGCTCTAGGAAAGTCTCCCAACATTTGTAAAAGTTGGCGCTTTGTATTAAATACTCTTCCAACACCACTCAATGTTAGTACCTATAAAATAATGTTTCATATATCTTTTTTATTGCGCGACATATATAAATTGTAAATGCCCATGTAAATTATTACCTGCGTTTCCGCCCACTGTTTTTGTGCTGTGTTTCTACTATGATGAATAAGTATATTTCCACTAGTATCAACCTTTTCACTGCTAGCAGAATTAGATAAACTCCTTACTTTATCCAGCAAGGGAAAGAGAACTTGCCAAAGTACGGCCTGCCACGTTGGTTGGTGTAACAAACTACCGTGAGCGGATATTGTAGAAAATAACGTTTGACTGGCTGATTTACGAACTGCGGGTCGAGGATCCACGCACAAGTCTCCTTCAAGGCGCAAATAAAACGATTAAGGAAATGAGGGTAACGACAGCAACGTGAATTTATCATAATCGTTATACATAACATATGATAGATAAATAAACTACCTAATCTCGCATATAGACACATCCAAAGTTTATCAAATGCTGGCATGTTTGTTGTACCGGGAAAGTCCGGAAACACAGATGATGAATCTCCTTTCAAAGAAACACAGAGTTTGTCTTGATTTTGATAAAAATAATCGCTTATATTCCACTGAAAAAATAAACGTTTATGAACATCAGAGTAAGAAATTTCCTTCATGAATCTATGATTCTAATATATTATACAAAACATAAAAAATTTCTGTTGTTTAACGCATTTATAATAAACTATAATTGCCTCATTGCCCTTTACTTAATTTCATTCGTTTTTGGCTTCGACTTTAATAACTTTAGACACTTCTACATCTTCTATAACCGATTACATGCAAGTTAATTAATCACGACTTTCAGCTCTGATATATTCCAAAGGAATTCTGCAGCCTGTAATCCAAAGTTTTAACGAAGAGTCACCGAATTCGCGTAATACGAAATTTTGATCTCTTATATCTGTTTCAGAGAAAAAAAGGCGCACTAAAACAATTCAAAATGTTGAATTCTTTCTCTAAGTGTGATTTTATCTTACCATTAATCCAACAGCAGTAAGTGAAATATTCAATTCTTGCGTTTGTGAACCGAATTTAGCAGCTGTGTCGACACATAGTGGAAGACACCGCCAAGGCATTACTGGTAGAAAGTCGGTTACTACGAGTTGTAAACACTGAAAAGCTATTCTGACTAAAGCTTCTCTGTAAAACATATAAAATATGTTTTGGATTATAATAATATGTATTACTTAATGTTATAAAGTTAAATTAAATATAAGGTACTAAACAGAactaatataattataattattttaacatttaaaggaaagaaaaattattagttttataactAATTTAAGGTAAAGAAATTATTATCAAGATTTATATCAGTGGCATAGCTAATAATCACTGAATCCTTGTGCAGAAATCTTGTGGACCTCTTACCCTATCTTTTTTTCATATGATTGAAGCACATTATTTACGTTATAGTTGCTATACAAGTAAAACGTAGacttgaataaaaaattattattaaattactaattaataaGGAAGCCACTAAAGTGGTTTCTATTCTTATTCTATCTAAAGTGTCATGTTATATGTGACAAGTTGGTTTCCAAAGTGACATTGCAATATAATTGTTTGGTATTTGTTTTTCATATAGGTACTATATACAATTTCTTCATATATTTCTCAAACAGTTTGATGCATTAAAAATGACATTAAAAGTTATTTGGTTTCTAAAATGTGATTTTCAGAACTCGATAAATAGTGACATATAAATAATAGAAAAGATccaaaaaaatgtaataatatgTAGTTTATGAATGTAAAATGTATGGACTAGTGGGCCCCTCACTGGCCTTGGGCCCTTGTACACTGCACACAACAGTCTACCTATAGGTATGCCActgatttatattatattattaataacGATATTTACCCATGATGATCTGATACTGCACCAATAATACCAAGTACTAAAGGCCAGCCATGATATAATGTTTCTCCTGCGCCATGCAAAACTTGTAAAACGCACTCCAGCTGACGTTGCCTTACATCACCATGACGTACCGAAGATAATTCTGATAGTGGTCCTAGAAGTAAAGTCTGCAATTTCTGATTATCGCGCAAAGGTTGAGGATATTTGTGTTGAAGCGCCATTTTTACAAGGTATGTAATAGCTTCAACTCCCCATTCTCTCATACGAATGTGTGGATGTTGGCAAACTTCTAGTAAGTGATT contains:
- the Mon2 gene encoding mon2 homolog, regulator of endosome-to-Golgi trafficking isoform X2, yielding MASAAVGLNPENTSKFLESLQADLKALASETKKKYPLIKESCEEGITKIRTASSTSGAPIYYIVNQILYPLVQGCESKDIKIIKTCLSIMQRLITQQAVDQKGARYITDALWMLMESGIEEVKVLQTVTLLLTSNTVVHSETLARNLVLCFRLHFTKDSTTINTAGATVRQLVSLVFERVVAEDEQNPDIEDSDEINLEELKIPTNQAPKGLGSCAADAYLMFQDLVQLVNADQPYWLIGITEMTRTFGLELLESVLTNFSSVFFKHPEFSFLLKERVCALVIKLFSPNIKYRNSVPASLQQATPLDKPYFPISMRLLRVVSILIQKYHSLLVTECEIFLSLIVKFLDPDKPTWQRALALEVLHKMTVQADLLTNFCECYDLKPHATNIFQDIVNSLGAYVHSLFVNPQMMNQTNMATGTSIPQNTTSPLFTGMPIGPGVSPQPGFYSRGIWLPVVATFTSGQAKSTYLDMLDKVEPPQIPIGYGISIAYACLLDIIRSIALAINGSSEVVTGNQTYKPSEAERKLHTQLINSSWCGLLAALSPLIDASTDESATENVLKAIQTFASLCGQLDLQTPRDAFITAICKASLPPHYALTVLYNAPQGIPSARQQESTQYNLTIGEPDYRQQVVAVGTPLPTASLPVGAHQGPVMLTAKNLQCMRALLSLAHCHGSILGGAWHLVLTTLQHLVWILGLKPSTGGSLKAGRTAADPNAVLTNAVMADLPVLSAMLSRLFESSQHLDDVALHHLIDALCKLSHEAMELAYSNREPSLFAVAKLLETGLVNLPRVEVLWRPLTNHLLEVCQHPHIRMREWGVEAITYLVKMALQHKYPQPLRDNQKLQTLLLGPLSELSSVRHGDVRQRQLECVLQVLHGAGETLYHGWPLVLGIIGAVSDHHGEALVRIAFQCLQLVVTDFLPVMPWRCLPLCVDTAAKFGSQTQELNISLTAVGLMWNISDYFYQNQDKLCVSLKGDSSSVFPDFPGTTNMPAFDKLWMCLYARLGDLCVDPRPAVRKSASQTLFSTISAHGSLLHQPTWQAVLWQVLFPLLDKVRSLSNSASSEKVDTSGNILIHHSRNTAQKQWAETQVLTLSGVGRVFNTKRQLLQMLGDFPRAWSLLLEFIENSALSKNNEVSLAALKSFQEILYLQKGSDNNEIIQSNDTEALWIVAWRVWLNIGMESTTPPQEGETEPYIPSQAFLTALVHIFPAVFQHIRNKFTGPDLQKLCTVLKNAVAVPVHGESTPYILPTMPDVVLTHLQDGVLHSMELLQKEALNGPDNLRTMIVLIFLQLLSFSKLACEAPTYGKIPTKHISQVRGVSADWVTMNYVPFGEKALSMVVMLYQKTAHEMAVIDGQVLMHIIEALHVPLSMKYACPSSTTWKLAVTSLLAVLHTGLPLARKYPEQFQNMWPELANTLDDFLFPKSVLNAERGVEEIQADEAVDCQVMELLRDEVLPHSQHIPHQFILRVVMLLNKGSIHSATTTNIENGGETKLREEFAKTCFETLLQFSLLDGLNSESEHETSKNSENDEGGVAGRLAVTALLHRFQEVLRRYIENERRSGKCPLPRLSEISFVLKAVATLVVSLKKAPPNKVEKSVWEQLIGLYPCLVECTIATASGQVSRSLREALLQYHDLLRPPIHNSTSNGV